The Nitrospira sp. CR1.1 genome window below encodes:
- a CDS encoding N-6 DNA methylase — MKRDILFVERCLDLLKPGGRMAIVLPQGNLNNLGTRALRAYMAGRARLLGVIGLHVNSFKPFTGTKTSVVFLQKWGDDGGELLQNYPVFMATSQRSGKNNSGEYEFKTDDKGIQIDEDGVPVTESGRPAAIDHDLDDIANAFVKWGQKEGLHFLAEN, encoded by the coding sequence ATGAAACGCGACATACTGTTTGTTGAGAGATGTCTAGATCTCCTTAAGCCTGGTGGCCGCATGGCAATTGTACTTCCTCAGGGCAATTTAAATAATCTAGGAACTCGTGCGCTTCGTGCCTATATGGCTGGACGCGCGCGTTTGCTCGGAGTCATTGGTTTACATGTAAATTCCTTTAAACCGTTCACAGGCACTAAGACAAGTGTCGTTTTCCTTCAAAAGTGGGGAGATGATGGGGGTGAACTTCTTCAAAACTATCCTGTGTTTATGGCGACGAGTCAGCGGAGTGGGAAAAACAACAGTGGAGAATACGAATTTAAAACGGACGACAAGGGCATCCAGATAGATGAGGACGGCGTTCCCGTTACTGAGAGCGGGCGCCCCGCGGCCATCGATCATGATCTCGACGACATCGCTAATGCCTTTGTAAAGTGGGGACAAAAAGAAGGGCTCCATTTCTTGGCTGAAAATTAG
- a CDS encoding helix-turn-helix domain-containing protein: MRRRLGISHEELAFRVEVHRTYISQLERGLKSPTFRVILKLSEALRVSAGRLIGEVEKQL; the protein is encoded by the coding sequence ATGCGCAGGCGTTTGGGCATTTCTCATGAGGAGCTGGCGTTCAGAGTGGAGGTTCATCGGACCTATATAAGTCAACTTGAACGGGGACTAAAGTCCCCTACTTTCAGAGTGATCCTGAAGCTATCGGAAGCGTTGAGGGTATCTGCGGGCAGGCTCATAGGAGAGGTGGAGAAACAGCTATGA
- a CDS encoding AAA family ATPase: MRPLITCWSAGMSLVSETLGAGRDTHAKIISASALVSIELPEPRWAVPNLIPEGFNLLVGKPKLGKSWMALSIALAITNGRRVFGEIEVEAGEVLYLALEDNRRRLQDRLKKILGGAPAPDSLHLVTEWPRLKDGGLELLEDWVKMHSRCRLIITDTLARLRPPHVKNADAYEEDGMLGAMLQALGQKHHLAVVAIHHTRKAKASDAVDTVLGSTGLTGAADSIAILTRRRGARDAALIVTGRDLDEQEINLSFDEETCEWKTVKVDSKSMLSPERKAIVGFLEKAGRAMSPKEIAASCELSHDSVKHLVRALLRDGHVVSKEDGTYAAAHASAM; encoded by the coding sequence ATGAGACCGCTGATCACATGCTGGTCTGCCGGGATGAGCCTCGTGAGTGAGACGCTAGGAGCAGGGAGGGATACTCACGCGAAAATTATCTCCGCGTCTGCACTTGTCAGTATTGAATTGCCTGAGCCGAGATGGGCTGTGCCCAACTTGATTCCTGAGGGATTTAACCTGCTCGTAGGAAAGCCGAAGTTGGGCAAGAGTTGGATGGCGCTGTCCATTGCGCTCGCGATTACTAATGGGCGGAGAGTGTTTGGAGAGATCGAGGTTGAGGCGGGTGAGGTGCTCTATCTAGCCTTGGAGGATAACCGGCGACGGCTCCAGGATCGATTGAAGAAAATTCTAGGTGGCGCACCTGCCCCGGACAGTCTGCACCTAGTAACGGAATGGCCTCGCTTAAAGGACGGCGGGTTGGAACTACTGGAGGATTGGGTGAAAATGCATAGTCGTTGTCGGTTGATCATCACGGATACGCTCGCTCGTCTGCGCCCGCCACACGTAAAAAACGCTGACGCATATGAAGAAGATGGAATGCTGGGAGCAATGTTACAGGCTCTTGGGCAAAAGCATCACCTGGCGGTGGTGGCCATTCATCACACTCGCAAGGCTAAAGCATCAGACGCTGTAGACACGGTTCTGGGTTCAACAGGACTCACTGGCGCAGCGGATTCCATCGCAATACTGACACGGAGGCGAGGTGCACGAGATGCCGCGTTGATAGTCACTGGGAGAGACCTTGACGAACAAGAAATAAATCTCTCATTCGACGAAGAAACTTGTGAATGGAAGACAGTGAAAGTTGACTCGAAATCGATGCTGAGCCCTGAGCGTAAGGCAATTGTAGGCTTCTTGGAAAAGGCAGGAAGGGCAATGAGTCCAAAGGAGATCGCGGCATCTTGTGAGTTGTCGCATGATAGCGTCAAGCATCTCGTCAGAGCTCTTCTTAGAGATGGACATGTAGTGAGCAAGGAAGATGGGACTTATGCAGCTGCACATGCATCCGCCATGTAA
- a CDS encoding helix-turn-helix domain-containing protein, whose protein sequence is MRHIGRLLTVQQAAEKLCLRASTIRRMILEKRIDTVRPGARAVRIPEESINRILAKGFARAIDQVEQMDAGS, encoded by the coding sequence ATGCGTCACATTGGAAGGTTACTGACCGTGCAGCAGGCGGCTGAAAAATTATGCCTTCGGGCCTCTACTATTCGTCGAATGATTCTCGAAAAACGCATTGATACAGTCAGGCCAGGTGCACGCGCGGTGAGGATTCCCGAGGAGTCGATAAATCGAATTCTTGCCAAAGGATTTGCTCGGGCAATTGATCAGGTTGAACAGATGGATGCGGGCTCCTGA